The Oleispira antarctica RB-8 genome contains the following window.
TAAGCAACGCTCATAGATTGTTGGGAAGTGAGCGATGATGAAATCTTTGTCTTTGTGGCTGATATCAAGATAGAGACAATCAGCCCCTAAGCGTTTCATTTCATGGTCAATAGCGCGCGCAACAATGTCGCGTGGGGCGAGTTCACCGCGATTATCGAACTTGTGCATAAAGCGTTTGCCGTTAGGCAATAATAAATGACCGCCTTCGCCGCGTACGGCTTCGGTAATCAAAAAAGACTTGGCTTGTGGGTGGTATAAACAGGTCGGATGGAATTGATTGAACTCCATGTTCGCAACGCGGCAGCCTGCGCGCCATGCCATGGCAATGCCATCGCCAGAAGCACCGTCAGGATTGCTGGTATATAAATACGCTTTGCTTGCGCCGCCGGTGGCCAATACCACCGAGCTGGCGGTAATTACTTCGACTTCACCGGTGGCCTTATTTAAAAAATACGCGCCAAAACATCCTTGTTTTTTCTGTCCCAGTTTTTCACCCGTAATCAGATCAACGGCAATGTAATTGCTTAATAGATGTAGGTTTTTTTTCGCTTTAGCGGCTTTTTGTAATGTATTGGAAATCGCCACACCGGTGGCATCGGCTGCGTGAATAATACGGCGTACACTGTGCCCACCTTCGCGGGTCAGGTGAAAACTTTCACCATTTTCACCTTGATCAAAAGGCACGCCAAGATCAATCAGCCATTGGATGGCGGCCGTGCTGTGTTCAACAGTATGGCGTACGCTGGGTTCATGGCAGAGGCCTGCGCCTGCAATAAGGGTATCGTTAACATGCGCTTCAACGCTATCTTCTTGATCAAGAACAGCAGCAACGCCACCTTGGGCCCAGCGAGTGGAACCCGCATTTAAACTGTCTTTGCTGACAATGGCGGCGCTTAAATGGTCAGGCAAGGATAAGCCTAAGGTTAATCCAGCAGCACCGCTGCCGATGATTAAGACATCAAATGTATGCTTACGGCTCATTATGATTATTCATCTTGGATTGCTTATGTGATTGTTCGTTATACTAATATTCGCACTATAATGTAATGTGCCGTTAAATGGTAACGCTAATCTGTTTTAGCTTTGAGCTAAGACAAGGTAAGCTAATTTATCACTTAAGGTATCAGCTAGTGATAAGTTTTTGGAACTTTTATTCGACTCAATACTCTATTTACCATTAAACAATATTACGCAGCGCATTGCGTAAGCAGATCAGAAAAGATCATGTCGGTAATATTTACACCTGTCTATAAAAGCGAGTTTTTAGCGCGTTATTGAATTGAGTGTTAAGGGAGATGAGTATGAGCAACGTGGCATACGCGCTGCAGCAACCAACAATAATGGATCACCGCATGAGTGACAACCCGCAAACAGATCAGCAATTGGTTAGCCGAGTACAGAAGGGGGATCGCCGAGCGTTTGATTTACTGGTGATTAAGTATCAGCCCAAAATTTTATCGTTAATTGGGCGGTTTGTGTTTGATTCATCCGAATGCCAGGACGTGGCACAAGAGGCTTTTATTAAAGCCTACCGAGCACTGCCTAATTTTCGCGGCGATAGTCAGTTTTATACTTGGTTATATCGCATTGCGGTGAATACAGCGAAGAATTATTTGGTCAGTCGCGGCCGGAAAACACCGACCCAAGGCATTGATCCAGATGATGCTGAGAACTTTTCAGAAGGAACAGCGTTTCGAGATAGTGCAACGCCCGAGCGAATTTTGCAACGAGATAGGTTAAAGGATGTTGTATTTGCATCCATTGCAGAGTTGCCTGAAGAGCTTCGGATTGCGGTGTCTTTAAGAGAACTTGATGGTATGAGTTATGACGAAATTGCTGAGGTGATGGATTGCCCAATTGGAACAGTGCGCTCGCGTATCTTTCGCGCTCGAGAATCTATTGAAAAGAAAATGCAACCTTACTTAGAAGCCAGTGCCTAAGTATTTAGCGTAATAAAAGTGCTGTTAAAAGCGGTGAGTAATCGCAATAGCGGTTATTGAAGAGGTTGGAGAGTGTAAATGAACGATAGAAATAAAGAATCATTATCGGCATTAATGGATGGTGAAGCCGACGAATTAGAAATTCGCCGTGTTTTAAACCAGTTAGATAAAGATGATGAATTGCGTGATCACTGGAAAAACTATCACTTGATGGGCTCGCTAATGCGTGATGAGAGCTTTGATAGTCTGGATCTGACGCAGGGTATTAATCAAGTATTGGATGGCGACATCGCGCCGAAAGGCACAACGAATATGGGTACGTCACTGACCCGTGCGGCCGATGAATTGCAAGTGAAGACTGCTCGCAGTGCTTGGTATAAACCGTTAACGTCGGTTGCCGTGGCCGCTTCTGTTACGCTAGCGGTATTACTGGGTGTGCAGTCGATCGAACCAAACGATGAATTGGGCTTGGCAAATAGAAACTCGAATACGTCACAGGTGCAGGGTGAATTAACCGCTTCTACCTTGACCGTTGAAGAGCAGCAGCAATTAGAAAATGCTCAGCAGAAATTACAAGATTATATACTGCAGCACTCTTCTGAAAGTAACGAAGAAAACAAAGGCATTTTACCGTTTGCTCGAGTAGTTGAATTTCAGAGCCAAGGTAAATAAGTAGGCTGAAATCACGTATACTCTTTTTCAGCGCAGTGGATTGAAAAAAGAACGTATCAATATGATTGAAGAGCAGCTAAATGATTGAAGAACAGGTGGTCGTTACCTCAATAAACCAAGAAGGTGCTTGGGTTGAAGGTATGCAGCAAAGCGCTTGTGGCAGTTGCAGCGCTAAAGCTGGGTGTGGTCAACATGCCATGACTCAGTTGGGGCGTAAGGTTTCCTTATGGCTACCCTTGTCCGATTTATCGGATGCCGCGGCAATAATGCCCTTAAATATTGGTCAGCAGATCGTGGTTGGTTTACCCGAAGGCGCTATTTTGAGAAGTACGGTCGTGATTTATGGCGTGCCGTTAATCGCATTGGTGCTTGGGGCTATTATTGGTCATGCCGCTTGGGGCGAGGTTGGATCCATACTAATTTCTGTTGTATCGATGTTTATAGGCTTCAAGTTGGCGCGGAATTGGTCGTTGCAAAATAAACAGCATTGGCAGCCTCATTTTATTCGTCATTGTTTACCTCCGGTAAGTATTCACAATGATGACAATATTATTCAGCGTCAAAGATAAACCAAATTATTAACCTCTCTAAATAGTAAATAGCCTAAAAAAGGAGCATCCCTGATAATGATGAAATTAACCATGACTGATAA
Protein-coding sequences here:
- the nadB gene encoding L-aspartate oxidase, whose product is MSRKHTFDVLIIGSGAAGLTLGLSLPDHLSAAIVSKDSLNAGSTRWAQGGVAAVLDQEDSVEAHVNDTLIAGAGLCHEPSVRHTVEHSTAAIQWLIDLGVPFDQGENGESFHLTREGGHSVRRIIHAADATGVAISNTLQKAAKAKKNLHLLSNYIAVDLITGEKLGQKKQGCFGAYFLNKATGEVEVITASSVVLATGGASKAYLYTSNPDGASGDGIAMAWRAGCRVANMEFNQFHPTCLYHPQAKSFLITEAVRGEGGHLLLPNGKRFMHKFDNRGELAPRDIVARAIDHEMKRLGADCLYLDISHKDKDFIIAHFPTIYERCLELGIDITKNPIPVVPAAHYTCGGVVTDINGRTDIPGLYAIGETAHTGLHGANRLASNSLLECLVFAREAAAEIATHASSGAKLPEIPDWDDTQVTDSDEAVVIAHNWDELRRFMWDYVGIVRTTKRLVRAKHRVKLLREEIQEFYGNYRISNDLLELRNLVDVADVIIRSALLRKESRGLHYSLDYPEALPRAFDTVLTPKYLKELGEL
- the algU gene encoding RNA polymerase sigma-70 factor/ DNA-directed RNA polymerase, with amino-acid sequence MSDNPQTDQQLVSRVQKGDRRAFDLLVIKYQPKILSLIGRFVFDSSECQDVAQEAFIKAYRALPNFRGDSQFYTWLYRIAVNTAKNYLVSRGRKTPTQGIDPDDAENFSEGTAFRDSATPERILQRDRLKDVVFASIAELPEELRIAVSLRELDGMSYDEIAEVMDCPIGTVRSRIFRARESIEKKMQPYLEASA
- a CDS encoding putative anti sigma-E protein RseA codes for the protein MNDRNKESLSALMDGEADELEIRRVLNQLDKDDELRDHWKNYHLMGSLMRDESFDSLDLTQGINQVLDGDIAPKGTTNMGTSLTRAADELQVKTARSAWYKPLTSVAVAASVTLAVLLGVQSIEPNDELGLANRNSNTSQVQGELTASTLTVEEQQQLENAQQKLQDYILQHSSESNEENKGILPFARVVEFQSQGK
- the mucC gene encoding putative positive regulator of sigma(E), RseC/MucC family protein produces the protein MIEEQVVVTSINQEGAWVEGMQQSACGSCSAKAGCGQHAMTQLGRKVSLWLPLSDLSDAAAIMPLNIGQQIVVGLPEGAILRSTVVIYGVPLIALVLGAIIGHAAWGEVGSILISVVSMFIGFKLARNWSLQNKQHWQPHFIRHCLPPVSIHNDDNIIQRQR